The following are encoded together in the Triticum dicoccoides isolate Atlit2015 ecotype Zavitan chromosome 6B, WEW_v2.0, whole genome shotgun sequence genome:
- the LOC119323341 gene encoding transcription termination factor MTERF4, chloroplastic-like → MLRLRGCILPRLLSSPATSLHRLLSAAVSPSPPSFAVEEYLVATCGLTPAQARKASPKLSHLKSPANPDAVLAFLAGLGLSAADLATAVRKDPRLLCAGVETTLAPNVAELTGLGLSPSEIARLVSITGTTFRCKSIVSGLHYCLPLFGSSENLLRVLKSGSVLGSDLQRVIKPNVAFLRECRLGACDIAKLYVFRPSPLSISTERIRTAVARVDGLGVSRGSPMFKHALQAVAFLTEEKITANVEHLKKAFRWSDAEVGIAVSKAPSLLTKNKESLQRRSEFLISELGLEPAYIAYRPAMLTYSLEGRIRPRYYVVKFLKENGLLKRDPSYFTVFKESGKAFNKMFIHPHKEAAPHLEKDYDAACKGEVPTNFRFT, encoded by the coding sequence ATGCTCCGCCTCCGGGGCTGCATCCTCCCCCGCCTCCTCTCATCTCCCGCCACCTCCCTCCACCGCCTCCTCTCCGCGGCCGTTTCTCCGAGCCCTCCTAGCTTCGCCGTGGAGGAGTACCTCGTCGCCACCTGCGGCCTCACCCCAGCGCAGGCCCGCAAGGCCTCCCCCAAGCTCTCCCACCTCAAGTCCCCGGCCAACCCCGACGCCGTgctcgccttcctcgccggcctcggcctctccgccgccgacctcgccaccGCCGTCCGCAAGGACCCCAGGTTGCTCTGCGCGGGCGTGGAGACAACCCTGGCCCCCAATGTCGCGGAGCTCACCGGCCTGGGTCTCTCGCCTTCTGAGATCGCGCGCCTCGTCTCGATCACCGGCACCACTTTCCGCTGCAAATCCATCGTCTCCGGACTGCACTACTGCTTGCCCCTCTTCGGCTCCTCAGAGAACCTCCTTCGGGTCCTCAAGAGTGGCTCCGTTCTCGGGTCTGACCTCCAACGGGTGATCAAGCCCAATGTCGCCTTCCTGAGGGAGTGCAGGCTAGGTGCTTGCGATATTGCCAAGCTCTACGTATTTCGGCCATCGCCGCTCAGCATCAGCACCGAACGCATCCGGACAGCAGTGGCGCGTGTTGACGGTCTTGGTGTATCCCGTGGATCTCCCATGTTCAAGCATGCGCTACAAGCTGTTGCATTCCTCACCGAGGAGAAAATCACCGCCAATGTAGAGCACTTGAAGAAAGCGTTCAGGTGGTCGGATGCCGAGGTGGGCATTGCTGTTTCTAAGGCTCCATCGTTGCTGACGAAGAATAAGGAATCGCTGCAGCGCAGGTCCGAGTTCCTCATCTCTGAGCTGGGGTTGGAACCCGCATACATTGCTTATCGTCCGGCAATGCTCACTTACAGCTTGGAGGGCCGGATCAGACCCCGGTACTATGTCGTAAAGTTTCTCAAGGAAAATGGATTGCTCAAGCGTGACCCGAGCTACTTTACTGTTTTCAAGGAGTCCGGGAAGGCATTCAACAAGATGTTCATACACCCTCATAAGGAAGCTGCACCACACCTTGAAAAAGACTACGATGCTGCTTGCAAAGGGGAGGTGCCCACTAATTTCAGATTCACATAA